One Vigna unguiculata cultivar IT97K-499-35 chromosome 7, ASM411807v1, whole genome shotgun sequence genomic region harbors:
- the LOC114190311 gene encoding ribosome-recycling factor, chloroplastic has product MATSFSPTTCVRSLFRNPPRALHSFHAVKHSFSSSASYATLKLPLGFSLSPTPLISKGLSHRRTPLVRAATIEEIEAEKAAIENDAKSRMERTIDNVRTNFNSIRTGRANPAMLDKIEVEYYGTPVSLKSIAQISTPDASSLLVQPYDKSSLKAIEKAIVSSDVGMTPNNDGELIRLSIPQLTSERRKELSKIVAKQAEEGKVALRNIRRDALKAYDKLEKEKKLSEDNVKDLSSDLQKLTDDYIKKVDTILKQKEKELLTV; this is encoded by the exons ATGGCTACCTCTTTCTCTCCGACAACCTGTGTCCGCTCCCTCTTCCGAAACCCTCCGAGAGCCCTTCATTCCTTTCACGCCGTCAAACACTCATTCTCCTCTTCTGCAAGCTATGCCACTCTCAAGCTCCCTCTTGGCTTCTCTCTTTCTCCAACACCCCTCATTTCCAAAGGGTTATCGCATAGGAGAACGCCACTTGTCAGAGCTGCTACTATTGAAGAAATAGAAGCGGAAAAGGCCGCAATTGAGAATGATGCT AAAAGCAGGATGGAGAGGACTATTGATAATGTCCGAACAAATTTCAACTCCATAAGAACAGGGAGAGCAAACCCTGCCATGCTCGACAAGATTGAG GTGGAATACTATGGAACTCCAGTTAGCTTGAAGAGCATTGCTCAAATTAGCACTCCTGATGCCAGTTCTCTTTTGGTACAGCCATATGACAAATCAAG cTTGAAGGCTATTGAGAAAGCCATAGTTAGCTCTGATGTTGGTATGACTCCAAATAATGATGGAGAATTAATTAGATTGAGCATCCCACAGTTGACATCTGAAAGGAGGAAG GAACTATCGAAAATAGTGGCTAAACAAGCCGAAGAAGGGAAG GTGGCTTTGAGAAATATAAGAAGAGATGCATTGAAAGCTTATGATAAACTTGAGAAG GAGAAAAAGCTCTCTGAAGATAATGTGAAGGATCTATCAAGCGATTTGCAG AAGCTGACAGATGATTATATAAAGAAAGTTGATACCATCCTCAAACAGAAAGAAAAG GAGTTGCTGACAGTTTGA